The DNA region AAGGTCCTTTACCGCCTGTTCCAGCTTGCCCAGGAAAGGGGGCGTGTTTACGCCCAGGATGCCACGGTAAAAGCGGGGCAGGGGAGCGTCCGGCGCCGTTTCCACGGATTTGTTCAGCAATGTAAAGGCCTCGTTGACCAGTTGTCCCGCTTCCATGAAATCCTCGGCTTTGCCCGCCTGCATGCCCTTGAAAAACCCCAGGGTGGAACAGAGCTCAACATTTTGCGGAAATTTCTGAAGGGCCGTTTCCAGCAGGGTCACCGCTTCCTTTATTTTGCCGGATTTTTCCAGTTCTTCGGCCCGGCTGATTGCCTGATTCACTTCATTTCCAAAAAGTCCGGCGGCACCGAACAACAGCATGACAACGATTAAGACTCTGGCGATGCGATTCATTTTTCCTCTCCGATGCAATTGTCGATTTATAAAATTCCGTCTAAACCGGCGGTATTTGACGCAGCCTGGTCATATCCCTTCTACGATGTGTGAAGCACTCAGGTTCTTTAAAATATTTTTAACTCACATCCCTGTGATGGGAATTTTTCGTGCGGGTGATGAGAAAGCCGGTGGGCTCTGTGATGATTGCATTTTTCT from Candidatus Aminicenantes bacterium includes:
- a CDS encoding tetratricopeptide repeat protein encodes the protein MNRIARVLIVVMLLFGAAGLFGNEVNQAISRAEELEKSGKIKEAVTLLETALQKFPQNVELCSTLGFFKGMQAGKAEDFMEAGQLVNEAFTLLNKSVETAPDAPLPRFYRGILGVNTPPFLGKLEQAVKDLEHLQTLTAKSAGDESAGLRSTGLLYLGRGYEKQNQLSKALKAYQKAIGATTAPQAKQQLESVINAVKQKIADRDKAARKTVEGSAPAAETTD